The DNA segment AAAGTGCCCCTCAGCCCATATATAATTTCAGCAGCGCGATGAAACAACACAAACAACCATACAGCAAAGAAAATGCCTCTGAAAAACCACAAGGAAAACAATGTCTGCATGGAAAACAGCATCGACGACAGTAAGTACAATAAAACCAAGTCCTGAAACAACAGAACCTAAACCAGTAAACAAATTCCTCAAATTGAAACTAGCAACCTAGCACAAATTTCGAAAATGCCCACATATAGAAACACAAACAACAACAGTAAGTACAATAGAACCGAGTCCAGAAAAAAAGCTAAAACAGCAAACATATTCCTCAAATTCAAACATCATCAccatcaacaacaacaacaaaaacaataatGCAAGCATCCGAGATTAGTTACTTGAAAGCACAATGTTTCAACCAATTTCATTTTCATCTACCAAATCAATAAGACCCCGCGATGCCTAGCAAACTCAAACACCATCATCTCGAAAGCGAAACCGAACTCAAAAATTGcgcaataaataaataatatataataaataaacaaactaTAATATGCATTTTCCTAGGAAATAAACAGAGACACGTCGAGCAAATCTGAAGAGTAACAGAAACAGGATAAGGTAGAAGAATCCGCATCAAAAGTCGCAGATCCAATAACATGAGAAGAATATTACGACGGTGATGATCCACCGACTTACCGAACAAGCAAAGCAAGGATCGGAATCAAAGTCTCAGACGCGATCGTCAGTTGAAAACCGCCGAttccttcttcttctgctgCTTCTTCACACACTCTTCAGTTACCAAAACCACACACACGCTCAAAATCCCAAACCTTCTTTCTGCTTATGCCTGCAAagaatgataatatatatatataatatttttaattataactatGAATTTTTGTATTGctaatttataaattctttaatttataGTAAATTATCAAAAGGTGCAACTGAATTAAATTTCTTATATAGGTTTTCAATTTGAATCCtgaaatgaaaaataacttgattaaataaaaattatattaaaaacaatgAATTACTTTTGTCCATAGAATTAAATttcataagaaataaaattttacttgCTATctgtttctttctctttctagtATTTTCTTTTTCCCTGTGAAGTTGTTGTGAAATGACAATAAGCACCCTTAACTACAAACAAACACTTTCTTCGCTTTGGTATATGCCTTCCTTGTTTCTTAAACCATCACGCCATTGCTTTCATGTTTTCACACGAAACTTCActgtattatataaattatacacttttttttataataatgtttttaattataccattattaaatagaaataaaaaatttaattttaattaaaatattaaccaATAGTGGTGGTGCATATATGTGTGCACATTGGATAGAAAGATGAGAATCGTGgacattttatattattgaGTCATATTCGTCTCAGACACTTCCACTCACTTCAAATATAAGAAAATGGATAACAAATTattcactatttttttatttttcaaaataaatgttttagGATTAGATAGTACATGTACCTACCGACATAgagaaactataaaaaaaacagtgagtgtttcgAGAACCAATATTATAATCATGTTTCAATTAAGTTGTGATTTCAACATTTTTTAAGATACATGTAAGATTTAAAGTTTATATGGTAACAATTATCCATTGTGGTCCTATGTAGGTTTTATATAGTGCTGGTGGGTTTGGAAAATTTGTACAAAAAGTTTAAACCTTATTCATGTAAGTACACTAAAAAAACCAATTTTGTCtttatcaaaaaatattttattctataatcacattaaatttaaaaaaattatgatataaatttgATTTAGAACTCATTATTAAGAagtaaattatgtaatttattataatttgatattatattttattaatatagaaTATAGAATCTTTAACATTTATTAATGAGAATCTTGTTATAGTTGACATaaggtttataattttttaccaCCAAAATGTGGTTggaatttgttttaaattaatgaaaacACATAATTATCTTAGTTTGGGTGATTTATATAGTTTGATTAAACTATTCATTAAGATTTCCATGATAGGATAATAATTTGATTAAACTTTATGGAATAGAACTTAAAATGCTTAAGCAGAGAAAGAAAAGGGGTTGGTGGGGTGTCTTTACAAGGGGATTCAGATACTTAATCCAAACAAGTCCCTTAAATTATGAAACTTGTGGACAAAAGGGAGGTTAGAGAACTCAAAACATAGATAACATGCACTTAAGAGGTTGATTTACACATAGCATATATATAACCTGCTATTGAAGTTTTTAAGCAACACTGAAAGAACTTGTTGTGCTCTCCACAAATTTTCTTGCTCCCTTAAACCACCTCTTGTCTCCAGCTTGAGCCTTGCAAATGTACAGTTTTCCATCTTTTACAGTTGCTCTAATGAGTTGGTGCTTCCCACCTTCATCTCCATCAGCTGTTCTTGTCAACACAGTCAAAGAATAGTACGGCTTCCCATCAACCACAGTTGTTGAACTCTCTAAGATGTTAGCCGTGGCAACAGCATTTGGATCAAAACCACCCTGGCCAATTCATGTTCAAAACTCAGTTAGGACATGCAATGCTGGTATTCAGTGATGTTCTTTTTCATCATCAATCACTTACCTCAGCTTGAGTTTCGCCAAAGAAGGCCTGTTTTCCTAGTAAATAATCCACCTGCAATGAGGAAAAACAGACTTTGAATGTCAGCCAGCTAGTAGAAACTGGTGTCACTGCCTTCAAAAGTTCATAGACTAtaccatttttatttttggataTATACTACAAAAGTTCATCAAACTGATCATAGACtgccattttattttattgaaaaaactAGGAAAGTTAGAATTAGCAAGGGAGAAACAACTTTTTATCACTAAGTTTGGTCACTGATTCATTGATTTTGTTGGAACATGAAACATGAAAGTGCATTAATGGGGCTATAAGTGTTACTCATAGTGAGAAAATAGAAAGAGGTAGCACTAGTTTACAGAACAGATTTACCTTAGAGAGAAATTCTTCGGGTGAACCATAGTCAGTGATGGACTTCTTATCAGTTGGAGTCACTGTGACAACGACATTGCTGGTTGTATCGAAATTATCCTCATATCTAAGAACCTGGCCTCTGTACTCAACCTCTTTGCTTGGGTTCCACTTTGAGGGAATAGATAATTTGAATCCATCTCCATTGTATGGCTGGAAATCTGTGTTTGTCTTTGGTTTTCCAAACACATTGGCTGCAAGCAAAACAATCAAGTTGCTCAAATCAATTATGTCCCTCATTATTAAAGTGATCAAATCCATTTATGTTCCCCACCCAACCACTTCAACTCATGAGACAAACTTCATGGCCAAATGGATAATTCACTGAAGAGTCTATAATCTTAGCCAACTCCATTCTTTCAACTACAATTTCTACACAAGGTTTGAGCAAGCTTTATTCATCACTAGCCTAACCATCTTAGTTGATTTGGTCATCAACATCCACCATCCAAGCCTACCCTTGGATTGTATCCTATATGATGATCACTAAACTTATTTCATCTTAAACTCCACCAA comes from the Phaseolus vulgaris cultivar G19833 chromosome 8, P. vulgaris v2.0, whole genome shotgun sequence genome and includes:
- the LOC137827178 gene encoding oxygen-evolving enhancer protein 2, chloroplastic-like gives rise to the protein MASTQCFLHHHALTTPARSPSQRIMVSTKPNQLVCKAQKQTTPQEDDVTPISRRLALTVLIGAAAVGSKVQPADAAYGEAANVFGKPKTNTDFQPYNGDGFKLSIPSKWNPSKEVEYRGQVLRYEDNFDTTSNVVVTVTPTDKKSITDYGSPEEFLSKVDYLLGKQAFFGETQAEGGFDPNAVATANILESSTTVVDGKPYYSLTVLTRTADGDEGGKHQLIRATVKDGKLYICKAQAGDKRWFKGARKFVESTTSSFSVA